The following are encoded in a window of Arthrobacter woluwensis genomic DNA:
- a CDS encoding phage distal tail protein — MTDIVTATIGGRTFAGSGLYLDPADTVGGVLTAPIEGWGNPGTRGDVNPWPDRDGAWSDPAYYDGANYVLRGVLVVPSFARGALVRDQFVAALPMKVFKPLIVAEAELTRYAMVRVVGTPEVVWDGVETISVNVQFVATDHRRFAGTGPNDISGSGVAKLPITDGGLVIPPTTVADTNWSNNPSFEVDTSGWVGVGGALTRETASPPAWIVGTAWGRLTTGSGATRPGVLAASSTDQRVNLSPGDWAAVSMLMANDSGYTSQIGIRFYDSTNTRISESMSAPTNNTGGRVTHSAQAPAGTIYAQPVPYLYNGGTVIPSGVKLDFDAVKISAAATQSAAVAFAGDYFDGGSAPSGGYTFRYTSTAGKSTSEKVQLAGLTVPFAITATVTNNAVTVGSSGTGTPRVVVTIAAVNTHLTNPQITDDLGNRMTFNLVLTVGQFLVIDLDKKTILLNGTASRRTALRGSWINPRPGMTLTFNAEGFLSTNQATATVAWTDTWN; from the coding sequence GTGACCGACATCGTAACGGCCACCATCGGCGGGCGAACGTTCGCCGGGTCAGGGCTCTACCTTGACCCGGCGGACACCGTCGGCGGCGTCCTCACAGCACCCATCGAAGGATGGGGCAACCCGGGAACGCGCGGGGACGTGAACCCGTGGCCCGACCGGGACGGGGCCTGGTCTGACCCTGCCTACTACGACGGTGCGAACTACGTCCTCCGGGGTGTCCTCGTGGTCCCGTCGTTCGCCCGTGGGGCGCTCGTTCGGGACCAGTTCGTCGCCGCCCTGCCCATGAAGGTTTTCAAGCCTCTGATCGTCGCTGAAGCGGAACTGACCCGGTACGCGATGGTCCGGGTCGTGGGAACGCCGGAGGTGGTGTGGGACGGGGTTGAGACGATCAGCGTGAACGTGCAGTTCGTCGCCACGGACCACCGGCGATTCGCCGGTACCGGCCCGAACGACATCAGCGGCTCCGGGGTCGCCAAGCTCCCCATCACCGATGGGGGCCTGGTCATCCCGCCCACCACTGTCGCGGACACCAACTGGTCCAACAACCCGTCCTTCGAGGTAGACACCTCTGGCTGGGTCGGTGTCGGCGGAGCCCTGACGCGAGAGACCGCGTCCCCTCCGGCGTGGATCGTCGGCACGGCCTGGGGCAGGCTCACCACCGGTTCCGGGGCAACCCGGCCCGGCGTCCTGGCCGCCTCATCCACGGACCAGCGAGTGAACCTCTCCCCCGGAGACTGGGCAGCGGTGTCGATGCTGATGGCCAACGACTCCGGCTACACCAGCCAGATCGGGATCCGCTTCTACGACTCCACCAACACCCGAATCAGCGAGTCCATGAGCGCCCCCACCAACAACACCGGGGGCAGGGTCACCCACTCGGCACAGGCCCCGGCAGGCACAATCTACGCCCAGCCAGTGCCCTACCTGTACAACGGCGGAACCGTCATCCCCTCCGGCGTGAAGCTGGACTTCGACGCCGTCAAGATCAGCGCCGCTGCTACCCAGTCCGCTGCGGTCGCCTTTGCCGGGGACTACTTCGATGGCGGCTCCGCACCCTCCGGCGGGTACACGTTCCGGTACACGTCCACAGCGGGAAAGAGCACCTCGGAGAAGGTTCAGCTCGCCGGTTTGACCGTGCCGTTCGCGATCACCGCGACCGTGACGAACAACGCCGTCACGGTCGGATCCTCCGGCACCGGGACTCCCCGGGTCGTGGTGACCATCGCCGCCGTGAACACGCATCTGACCAACCCTCAGATCACCGATGACCTCGGCAACCGCATGACGTTCAACCTCGTCCTGACCGTGGGGCAGTTCCTCGTGATCGACCTGGACAAGAAAACGATCCTGCTGAACGGCACCGCCTCACGGCGCACCGCCCTACGAGGATCGTGGATCAACCCCCGCCCGGGCATGACCCTCACCTTCAACGCTGAGGGGTTCCTCTCCACCAACCAGGCCACCGCCACCGTGGCCTGGACTGACACCTGGAATTAG
- a CDS encoding phage tail protein has protein sequence MSELATAYVNIVASSKGLGKSIVNDLTGAADAGSAAAGKRGGSSFGAAFAGIAGKVLAVAGPAMVAGLAVKGGISRALNIEDAQAKLTGLGHSTQSVTKIMNNAMAAVKGTAFGMGDAATVAAGVVAAGVKPGQDLERTLKLVGDSATIAGVGMGEMGAIFNKVAASNKIQGDVIAQLNDAGIPIVQLLGKELGKTSDEVYDLASKGKIDFATFQNAMEKGLGGAALKSGETFRGSMANLKAALGRVGETVMLPFLAAMKDGANGLIPVIDGLNKKLKPIFQDIGKGYQEMKKSFDDGEAPKFANPILTTFAAVGAAAGKASREVKGGIKAMKAAYEDGGSDVTSSGFAGVLERIGISLRAGKDGVDAFFKAFQTGTQDFSKSGFAGFMSDFGSKIKGIFDAIGDSFGPLMPIFGSIIGQIAGIVTAASPIATIFSGLADVMPDLIGTVAGVIGAFAGAIAGVLPTISDTVGTISGVISGAFKEIAPVLASAAGAIGGALQDLAPVFAKVVGAIAPLITAIVSSLVPIIVNLVTTILPPVVTIFTGIISAIGPLVDIILAILVPAIQALLPVVTTVFNAVADIIKSVMQIVQGVIQVVTGVISGNWSQVWEGIQNIFGGIWNAIKAIVSGAIAVVSSTISGALSLIGSLWSSAWNGIKSFFTGLWSNITGAISSGINNVVSFFRDLPGKILGALSGLTGSLVQIGRDMIQGLLNGAGSLLSSIGSFFLNQLPGWIVGPFKAALGIHSPSRVFRQFGEFIVQGLAGGVKKAGPQATAAITAVARKVTSEATKHFTKADQLRKAASSLMSRAAQVSGVKAPALGKDAKANAKKMTAYYAAIAKRNKQVASLIAQGRQKLAEANRETSLGRTLDATSRMISASNAQISKLTTQRASIASRLKTAQKSLSDAVKTRDKAASDAAEKFRDEFNLGDLAGRSAQGIVAAAKKTVGNVQGFKGQLDKLRSMGLDAGLLAQIGELGTGKGGSIAKSLIAGGKGLVGQLNGQWKQLGSVSQSAGMSLANGMYGAGIAAQQGLVNGLSGNLKAVDAAIKKVTDRMTSQVKKNLGIHSPSRVFRYEVGRQVPAGLALGVRDGTGLVSRAVDSLVQIPNAVASQPYRPASYVPAPGSHGRWADGKPPIQIHVHEAVNPSATAMAVARRLEGQ, from the coding sequence ATGTCTGAACTGGCGACCGCGTATGTCAACATCGTCGCCTCCTCCAAGGGCCTTGGCAAGAGCATCGTCAACGACCTAACTGGGGCAGCAGACGCGGGCAGCGCGGCCGCTGGCAAGCGCGGCGGAAGCTCGTTCGGCGCTGCATTCGCCGGTATCGCCGGCAAGGTCCTCGCCGTCGCTGGACCTGCAATGGTTGCAGGGCTGGCAGTCAAAGGCGGGATCTCTCGAGCACTGAACATCGAGGACGCACAGGCCAAACTCACCGGGCTGGGCCACTCCACCCAGTCGGTAACGAAGATCATGAACAATGCCATGGCCGCAGTGAAGGGCACGGCGTTCGGCATGGGTGACGCGGCCACCGTGGCTGCTGGCGTGGTCGCTGCTGGGGTGAAACCCGGCCAAGACCTTGAACGGACCCTGAAGCTCGTGGGCGACTCGGCCACCATTGCGGGTGTCGGCATGGGTGAGATGGGAGCGATCTTCAACAAGGTCGCCGCGTCGAACAAGATCCAGGGCGATGTCATCGCCCAGCTGAACGACGCTGGCATTCCGATTGTCCAGCTCTTGGGCAAGGAACTGGGTAAGACCTCCGACGAGGTCTACGACCTCGCGTCCAAAGGCAAGATCGACTTCGCGACCTTCCAGAACGCCATGGAAAAGGGCCTCGGCGGTGCAGCGCTGAAGTCCGGCGAAACGTTCCGGGGCTCGATGGCTAACCTCAAGGCAGCCCTCGGACGCGTCGGCGAAACCGTCATGCTCCCTTTCCTCGCCGCAATGAAGGACGGGGCAAACGGCCTCATCCCGGTTATCGACGGGCTCAACAAGAAGCTAAAGCCGATCTTTCAGGACATCGGCAAGGGCTACCAGGAGATGAAAAAGTCCTTCGACGATGGTGAAGCCCCGAAGTTCGCCAACCCAATTCTCACCACCTTCGCGGCAGTAGGCGCAGCAGCGGGGAAAGCCTCCCGAGAAGTCAAGGGCGGGATCAAGGCCATGAAGGCCGCTTACGAAGACGGCGGCTCCGATGTCACCAGTTCCGGTTTCGCAGGAGTCCTTGAACGTATTGGGATTAGTCTCCGTGCCGGGAAAGATGGCGTAGACGCATTCTTCAAGGCATTTCAAACTGGCACACAGGACTTCAGCAAATCCGGATTTGCCGGATTCATGAGTGATTTCGGATCAAAGATCAAAGGGATCTTTGACGCGATTGGGGATTCATTCGGGCCGCTGATGCCGATCTTCGGGTCCATCATTGGACAAATAGCTGGGATTGTCACAGCCGCCTCACCAATTGCAACAATCTTTAGCGGCCTGGCGGACGTGATGCCCGATCTCATCGGTACCGTAGCGGGTGTCATCGGCGCATTTGCAGGAGCCATAGCCGGCGTCCTTCCCACCATTAGTGACACCGTTGGCACGATCTCCGGAGTCATCTCAGGAGCCTTCAAAGAGATCGCTCCTGTTCTGGCCAGCGCGGCCGGCGCAATCGGTGGAGCATTGCAAGACCTAGCCCCTGTTTTCGCGAAGGTCGTGGGAGCAATCGCGCCGCTGATCACGGCAATTGTTAGTTCACTTGTGCCGATCATCGTGAACCTGGTAACCACGATTCTTCCACCGGTGGTCACAATTTTCACTGGAATCATCTCGGCGATTGGTCCGCTCGTTGACATCATTTTGGCGATTCTGGTACCCGCGATTCAGGCACTTCTACCTGTGGTCACCACAGTATTCAACGCTGTTGCAGACATCATCAAGTCGGTGATGCAGATCGTGCAGGGCGTGATTCAAGTCGTGACCGGCGTCATCTCCGGCAACTGGTCCCAGGTGTGGGAAGGCATACAGAACATCTTCGGTGGGATCTGGAACGCGATCAAGGCCATTGTTTCAGGCGCTATCGCGGTAGTGTCCTCCACAATCAGCGGAGCGCTCTCGTTGATTGGTTCGTTGTGGTCTTCGGCGTGGAACGGCATCAAGTCGTTCTTCACCGGTCTCTGGTCGAACATCACGGGTGCGATCTCGTCCGGGATCAACAATGTGGTCTCGTTCTTCCGGGACCTCCCGGGCAAGATCCTCGGCGCGCTCTCCGGTCTGACGGGCTCCCTCGTCCAGATCGGTCGAGACATGATCCAGGGTCTTCTCAACGGGGCAGGAAGCCTCCTGTCTAGCATTGGCAGCTTCTTCCTCAACCAGCTCCCCGGCTGGATCGTCGGACCGTTCAAAGCAGCTCTCGGGATCCACAGCCCGTCGCGAGTGTTCCGGCAGTTCGGTGAGTTCATCGTTCAGGGCCTCGCCGGTGGGGTGAAGAAGGCTGGGCCGCAGGCCACGGCAGCCATTACCGCTGTGGCTCGGAAGGTCACCTCTGAGGCCACGAAGCACTTCACGAAGGCTGACCAGCTCCGCAAGGCCGCGTCATCTTTGATGAGCCGTGCCGCTCAGGTGTCGGGGGTGAAGGCCCCGGCCCTGGGGAAGGACGCGAAGGCCAACGCGAAAAAGATGACCGCCTACTACGCGGCCATCGCCAAGCGGAACAAGCAGGTCGCGAGCCTGATCGCTCAGGGCCGGCAGAAGCTTGCCGAGGCCAACCGGGAAACGTCTCTGGGGCGGACGTTGGATGCGACGTCGCGGATGATCAGCGCCAGCAACGCGCAGATCTCCAAACTCACCACCCAGCGTGCCAGCATCGCGTCCCGTCTGAAGACAGCGCAGAAGAGCCTTTCGGATGCGGTCAAGACTCGGGACAAGGCGGCCAGTGACGCGGCTGAGAAGTTCCGGGACGAGTTCAACCTGGGCGATCTTGCCGGGCGTAGCGCTCAGGGCATTGTGGCGGCTGCGAAGAAGACCGTGGGCAACGTCCAAGGGTTCAAGGGGCAGCTCGACAAGCTGCGCTCCATGGGTCTTGATGCTGGCCTGCTGGCGCAGATCGGTGAGCTTGGCACCGGTAAGGGTGGCTCCATCGCTAAGTCCCTCATCGCCGGGGGCAAGGGCCTTGTCGGGCAGCTCAACGGGCAGTGGAAGCAGCTTGGTTCGGTGTCCCAGTCTGCGGGCATGTCCCTGGCAAACGGGATGTACGGGGCGGGGATCGCCGCGCAGCAGGGTCTTGTGAACGGGCTGTCCGGGAACCTCAAGGCCGTGGACGCGGCGATCAAGAAGGTCACCGACCGGATGACCTCGCAGGTGAAGAAGAACCTCGGGATCCACTCACCCTCTCGGGTGTTCCGGTATGAGGTCGGGCGGCAGGTCCCTGCTGGCCTGGCGCTTGGTGTCCGGGACGGTACGGGGCTGGTTTCCCGTGCCGTGGACTCCCTGGTGCAGATCCCCAACGCCGTCGCTTCCCAGCCCTACCGGCCAGCCTCCTACGTGCCCGCCCCCGGCAGTCACGGACGGTGGGCAGACGGCAAGCCGCCAATCCAGATTCATGTCCACGAAGCAGTAAACCCGAGCGCTACCGCTATGGCGGTGGCGCGTCGATTGGAGGGCCAGTGA